A single window of Periplaneta americana isolate PAMFEO1 chromosome 14, P.americana_PAMFEO1_priV1, whole genome shotgun sequence DNA harbors:
- the Uch gene encoding ubiquitin carboxyl-terminal hydrolase isozyme L3, giving the protein MVDVYGLDSDLLATVPRPVLAVLLLFPCSDKYDEHKAIQEAEVSEKGQTVSDNVYYLKQVVTNACGTIALIHSVANNADEIQLGDGHLKQFLDDSQALNPDEKGELLQKADGIINTHKELALEGQTEAPDANDPVNFHFVAFVHKDGDLYELDGRKSFPINHGPTSSETLLEDAAKVCKQYMERDPEELHFTVVALTAA; this is encoded by the exons ATGGTCGATGTGTATGGCTTGGATTCAGATCTCCTTGCTACAGTTCCACGCCCTGTTTTGGCTGTGCTACTGCTTTTCCCATGCAGTGACAAG tatgaTGAACACAAGGCTATTCAAGAGGCAGAAGTCAGCGAGAAAGGACAGACTGTGTCTGACAACGTGTATTACTTGAAGCAGGTTGTTACCAATGCTTGTGGCACAATTGCGTTGAtccacagtgttgccaacaacgCAGATGA aATTCAACTTGGTGACGGTCACCTGAAGCAGTTCCTGGATGACTCTCAGGCCCTGAACCCTGACGAAAAGGGCGAGTTGCTTCAGAAAGCCGATGGAATAATTAATACTCACAAGGAACTGGCATTGGAGGGTCAGACCGAG GCTCCTGATGCCAATGACCCAGTCAACTTTCACTTTGTGGCATTTGTTCATAAAGATGGAGATCTGTATGAACTTG atgGTAGAAAATCTTTCCCAATAAATCATGGACCAACCTCTAGTGAGACACTACTTGAA gaTGCTGCTAAGGTATGCAAGCAGTATATGGAAAGGGACCCTGAGGAACTGCATTTCACGGTTGTGGCCCTCACTGCAGCCTGA